One Trichoderma asperellum chromosome 5, complete sequence genomic region harbors:
- the ELP3 gene encoding Elongator subunit (BUSCO:EOG092D1MQ6), with product MATATITATATSQKKTIELAPESERFLRCCADLANALIEDHEATKNGRPGRDINLNSLRAKLAKKHKLANIPPLTAIIAAIPEHYKKYILPKLIAKPIRTSSGIAVVAVMCKPHRCPHIAYTGNICVYCPGGPDSDFEYSTQSYTGYEPTSMRAIRARYDPFEQARGRVDQLKSLGHSVDKVEYIIMGGTFMSLPESYREDFIAQLHNALSGYQTSKVDEAVEAGEMSNIKCVGITIETRPDYCLQPHLTDMLRYGCTRLEIGVQSLYEDVARDTNRGHTVAAVAETFCLAKDAGYKVVSHMMPDLPNVGMERDLDQFREYFENPAFRTDGLKIYPTLVIRGTGLYELWRTGRYQNYTPNELIDLVARIMALIPPWTRIYRVQRDIPMPLVTSGVENGNLRELALARMKDFGTTCRDVRTREVGVNEVKHKIRPNQIELVRRDYAANGGWETFLAYEDPKQDILVALLRLRKCTEKYTYREELIGQPTSMIRELHVYGTAVPIHARDPRKFQHQGFGTLLMEEAERIAREEHGSDKISVISGVGVRSYYKKLGYWLDGPYMSKWLDGREQKP from the exons ATGGCGACTGCCACAATTACGGCGACGGCTACGTCGCAGAAGAAAACCATCGAACTGGCGCCAGAGAGCGAGCGCTTCCTGCGATGCTGCGCAGATCTCGCCAACGCTTTAATTGAGGATCATGAGGCTACCAAGAATGGCCGGCCGGGAAGGGATATTAACCTGAACTCTCTGCGAGCGAAGCTGGCAAAGAAGCACAAGTTGGCCAACATTCCTCCTCTTACGGCCATCATTGCTGCAATCCCCGAACACTACAAGAAATATATCCTCCCTAAGCTGATCGCAAAACCTATCC GAACATCTTCCGGTATTGCCGTTGTTGCTGTCATGTGCAAACCTCATCGATGCCCACACATTGCATACACTGGAAACATTTGCGTCTACTGCCCTGGAGGACCCGATTCGGATTTCGAGTACAGCACACAGTCCTATACCGGCTACGAGCCGACCTCAATGAGAGCTATCCGCGCTCGCTACGACCCTTTCGAGCAGGCCCGAGGCCGAGTGGACCAGCTCAAGTCTCTGGGACACTCTGTGGACAAAGTTGAATATATCATCATGGGAGGAACCTTCATGTCACTACCTGAGTCATACCGAGAAGACTTCATCGCTCAACTACATAATGCTCTGAGCGGATATCAGACATCCAAAGTTGACGAGGCAGTCGAGGCCGGAGAAATGAGCAACATCAAATGCGTTGGCATCACCATTGAGACACGGCCGGATTACTGCTTGCAGCCCCATCTCACAGACATGCTGAGATATGGTTGCACGAGATTGGAAATTGGAGTGCAGTCTCTGTATGAAGATGTTGCGCGAGACACAAACCGAGGCCATACGGTGGCGGCCGTGGCAGAGACATTCTGTTTGGCTAAGGATGCAGGCTACAAGGTAGTCAGCCACATGATGCCTGATCTGCCCAACGTGGGAATGGAGCGTGATCTTGACCAATTCAGAGAATATTTTGAAAATCCTGCTTTCAGAACTGATGGTTTGAAAATTTATCCTACTCTGGTCATTCGAGGCACCGGTCTTTATGAGCTGTGGCGGACAGGAAGATATCAAAATTACACACCCAACGAACTCATTGATCTGGTGGCACGGATAATGGCACTCATCCCTCCATGGACCCGTATCTACCGTGTCCAACGAGATATTCCCATGCCTCTGGTTACCTCTGGTGTCGAAAACGGAAACCTCCGAGAGCTGGCCTTGGCTAGGATGAAGGATTTCGGCACGACATGCCGAGACGTAAGAACCAGAGAAGTTGGAGTCAATGAAGTCAAGCACAAGATTAGACCGAACCAGATCGAATTGGTCCGCCGAGACTATGCCGCCAATGGTGGTTGGGAGACATTCCTCGCCTATGAAGATCCGAAGCAAGACATCTTGGTCGCTCTCCTACGACTTCGAAAGTGCACCGAAAAGTATACTTACCGAGAAGAGCTTATTGGCCAGCCTACTAGTATGATCCGAGAGCTCCACGTCTATGGTACTGCAGTGCCTATTCATGCGCGTGACCCTCGCAAGTTCCAACACCAAGGATTCGGTACCCTACTGATGGAAGAGGCCGAGCGGATAGCCAGAGAGGAGCATGGCAGTGACAAGATCAGTGTCATCTCTGGTGTCGGTGTAAGAAGCTACTACAAGAAACTCGGGTACTGGCTAGATGGACCGTACATGAGCAAGTGGCTCGACGGACGCGAGCAGAAACCATGA